TGGACCCGATTCATGCGCGAAACCACCAGCCGCGGCGTCCATGTCAGCCGGGTCCGGGTCGTCACCGTCCCCCACACCGACTACCACCGCTGGCTACTTCCATCACCGGCAGCAACGTCGACGCCGGCGAAGACATCCGCTATCTCCCGCGCCACCCTCGCAGGCGACATCCCACCCGACGACTGGTGGCTGTTCGACGACACCCGGGTCGGCTTCAATCTCGTCACCTCAGACGGCCGCCCCGCGGGGCTCGCGATCACCAGCGACCCGCACATCGCCGCCTACTGCCGCGGCATCCGCGACCGCCTGTGGTCTACCGCCACCCCGTACCGCGACTATCTGGGCCATTGACCACCAATCCGCACGAGGCTCGCGAGGCGCTGGGACGGCGCCTCCGTGAAATGCGGCGCCGCGCAGGACTGTCCGGCCGCGGCATGGCCGCTCTCGCCGGATGGCA
This sequence is a window from Nocardia farcinica. Protein-coding genes within it:
- a CDS encoding DUF6879 family protein, translated to MLLLTGDEADDPFRECRHTAFHLEVRDSYTTPTESEAFRRFLDGDPDPDDYSDRPWTRFMRETTSRGVHVSRVRVVTVPHTDYHRWLLPSPAATSTPAKTSAISRATLAGDIPPDDWWLFDDTRVGFNLVTSDGRPAGLAITSDPHIAAYCRGIRDRLWSTATPYRDYLGH